One stretch of Nocardia mangyaensis DNA includes these proteins:
- a CDS encoding SDR family oxidoreductase, whose protein sequence is MKRTHAGLVVAITGGAAGIGRETARQFALTGARVCIGDLSGTAARAAAAELPGTVHGCELDVTDERSFHDFLATTEALLGPIDVLVNNAGVMWVGAFDSEPDTATSRMLAVNLHGVIRGVRLAAPAMRTRRRGHIVTIASAASRLSPPGEATYAATKHGVLGYLTGVREELRGSGVRLSVIMPSVVDTELAAGTATGAAKLLQPADVASAVLAVVERPRFEVSLPGYVGPLVHLAGLLPQWLRDIVLRRAVPNQVAATSGSSARTHYEMRALRDDPESPS, encoded by the coding sequence CACCGGCGGCGCCGCGGGCATCGGCCGCGAGACCGCGCGCCAGTTCGCGCTGACGGGCGCGCGGGTCTGCATCGGCGACCTGTCCGGCACCGCGGCTCGCGCCGCCGCCGCCGAGCTTCCCGGCACCGTGCACGGCTGTGAACTCGACGTCACCGACGAGCGCTCCTTCCACGATTTCCTCGCCACCACCGAGGCGCTACTCGGGCCGATCGACGTGCTGGTCAACAACGCCGGCGTGATGTGGGTCGGCGCGTTCGACAGCGAACCCGACACCGCGACCAGCCGGATGCTCGCGGTGAACCTGCACGGGGTGATCCGCGGGGTGCGCCTGGCCGCACCGGCGATGCGCACCCGCAGGCGCGGGCACATCGTCACCATCGCCTCCGCGGCTTCGCGTCTCTCCCCACCCGGCGAGGCCACCTACGCCGCGACCAAGCACGGCGTGCTCGGCTATCTCACCGGCGTCCGGGAGGAACTGCGCGGCAGTGGGGTTCGACTATCGGTGATCATGCCCAGCGTCGTCGACACCGAGTTGGCCGCCGGAACCGCAACGGGCGCGGCGAAACTTCTCCAGCCCGCCGACGTGGCGAGTGCGGTGCTCGCGGTGGTCGAGCGGCCGCGATTCGAGGTTTCGCTGCCCGGATATGTCGGTCCCCTCGTACATCTGGCCGGACTACTGCCGCAGTGGTTGCGCGACATCGTGCTACGGCGGGCGGTACCGAATCAGGTGGCCGCCACCTCCGGGTCGTCCGCACGGACCCACTACGAAATGCGCGCCCTGCGAGACGATCCCGAGTCGCCGTCGTAA